The genome window CGGCCGTGCGCATACCTCCAAAAGACTCTTTGACAGCCATGCCGTGCACCTGTAGCCCCCTTACTTTGGTGCGAATTCCCCTGGGAGCTACCTCCACTGGATCCCCTTCCCGGATTCTTCCGGCAACCAGGGTGCCTGTCACCACCGTACCGAAACCCTTGATTGTAAAAGACCGGTCAATAGGTAGTCTGAAGTACCATGCTGGAGGTCTTTCCTGGATTTGAGAAGCCAGCCCATCTAACTTCTCCAGAAGATCCCCCAAACCCTGGCGTGTCAAAGCGGATGTTCTCACCACCGGGGCTCCCTCTAGAAAAGTCCCCTGGAGAAACTCCCTGAGGTCTTCCTCCACCATTTGGAGCCATTCCTCTTCCACCAGGTCCACCTTGGTAAGGGCCACCAAACCCTTCTTGACCCTAAGTAACTGGCAGATGTCCAGGTGCTCCCTGGTCTGAGGCATTATGCCCTCGTCTGCAGCAACAACCAGGAGCACCAAATCCACACCAGTGGCTCCTGCCACCATGGTCTTGACAAACCTCTCATGGCCAGGCACATCCACTACGGCGGCTAGTCTTCCGCTGGGAAGACTAAGGTGTGCAAAGCCTAGCTCGATGGTGATACCCCTTAGCTTTTCTTCCTTGAGCCTGTCGGTATTAATTCCGGTTAGGGCCTCCACAAGCGCCGTTTTTCCATGGTCTATGTGACCGGCTGTCCCGATGATGATCTCACGCATGGGAAACCTCTGAACCCCCCCAAGGGGCTGGATTAATTAACTTCCTTGAGTTTCCACAAGGGCCCCAGCTCAATGCCAAGACCCCGGTTCTGTGTGATTTGGTTGTGCCAGACTCTAGAGATGCCCGCAGGGCCATTTTCTCATTGCTTTCAGCCATAGGTTTCCCCCCTCATCCTTATCCCCAGCTCCTTGAGCTTCTTGTGTAGATGACTTCTTTCCAAACCCACGGCTTCTGCAGTGCGGGATACATTCCCACCATATTCTCTGAGCTTTTCCTCCAGAAAAGCTTTTTCAAAAGCCTCTCGGGCCTCTCTGAGGCTCTGCGGTGCTCTGGTTCCAGGCTTTGGGACCTGGGGTCCAGCCCATATGGGTGGTGTCAGATCTGCGATCTCCACCACCTGGGAACGGGCCAAAATCAACAACCTCTCTACCACGTTTTTCAGCTCTCTTACGTTTCCAGGCCAGCTATATTTCTGAAAAGCCTCCATCACCCCATGGGAGAACTGCCTCCTGGGATATCCTCTGCCCTTGCAGAACTCCTCCACAAACTCATCCACCAACAGAGGGATGTCCTCCAATCTGTCCCTGAGAGGAGGCACCTCCACCGGAATTACGTTGAGTCTGTGGTATAGATCCTCCCGGAACCTGCCAGCCCTGATCTCTTCTTCCAGGTCTTTGTTGGTGGCAGCCACTACCCTAACGTCTACCTGTATGAAGCGGCTTCCCCCTACCCTTTGAAATCTCTGCTCCTGGAGAATCCTCAGAATCTTGGCCTGGGTACTCAGGCTCATGTCACCGATCTCATCCAAAAAGAGAGTCCCCCCGTGAGCCAGATCAAACTTGCCCCTGCGCATCTGAGTGGCCCCTGTGAAGGCTCCCCGCTCGTGGCCGAAAAGTTCGCTCTCGATCAGTTCTTCTGGAATGGCAGCACAGTTGACCTCCACAAAGGGCCCCTGAGATCTCTTGCTGTGCCTGTATATGGCGCGAGCCACCACCTCCTTGCCTGTACCGTTCTCCCCATGTATGAGCACAAAACTGGAGGTAGGGGCTATGATCCTGATCTGCTCCCTAAGTCTCTGGATTGGGAGACTTATCCCCGTCACTTCCTCCCTGGGACTTACCTGCTGGCGAAGCCAACGGTTCTCCTGCTCCAGGGAGGAATATCTGAGGGCGTTTCTCACCACCAGAAGTATCTTTTCAAGGGAAAGGGGCTTTTCGATGAAATCATAGGCCCCCAGTTTGGTTGCTCTAACTGCCAGATCTATGGAGCCGTGTCCAGAGATCATCACTACGGGCAAGATGGGCCAGCCCCTTCTCATCTCTTCCAAGACAGCCATGCCATCTTTGTCAGGCAGCCAGATATCCAGCAAAACGCAATCGGGAGTTTCCTCTTCCAGGATGGACAGGGCCCTCTGAGCGTCCTGGGCCAGCAGCACCCGATATCCCTCATCTTCCAGAATACCTTGTAGAGACTTGCGAATGCTCTCTTCGTCGTCCACCACGAGTATGGTTGCCTGATCGGGTTTCATGATGCTTTTCCCTCTTGCTCCCACTCCCCCGGGCTCAAAGGGGCAGCTCTATCACGAAACGAGTTCCCTTGGGTTTATTGTCCACCACCCTTATGTATCCTCCGTGCTCTGCAACAACGGACCTGACTATGGTAAGCCCCAAGCCCATGCCTCCTTCTTTGGTTGAAAAATAGGGCTCGAAAAGCCTGGCCTTATGGGAGGCAGGAATTCCTGGGCCATTGTCCGCCACCTCCATTCTTATCACTCGGAGCCCCCTGTTAAAAGCAGTGCGAACTTGGATTCTTCCCCCCTGAGGGGACAGCACTGCCAAGGCATTGTTAAAAAGATTGATGAGCACTCTTTGCATCTGTTCCTTGTCCAAGGACAGCTGAGGAAGATCCTCCCCCAGATCTAAGTCCAGGCTCACTTGGGGATGACTCTCTCTATAAAGCCCTGCCACCTCCACCACAATCTGATTAAGGTCCTGGGGAGTTCTCTGGAGCTCGGGCATTCGGGCAAAGCGCTGAAACTCATTGACCATCTCGTGGAGATGATCCACCTGCTGTATTATGGTAAGGGTGCACTCATCCAGAATTCCACCCTCCCGCTCCAACAACTCAGGGTATCTCCTTCTGATCCTCTGGGCTGAGAGTTTTATGGGCGTGAGTGGATTCTTGATCTCGTGGGCCATGCGGCGGGCCACCTCTTTCCAGGCCAGCACCTTTTGGACCTTCATCACGTCTGTGAGATCGTCGAAAACCACCACACTTCCCAATGGGAGCTGGTTCTCATCTTTCAAGCCGCTTACCAGTATGCGGAAAGGAACCAGCCCCTCTGCCAAAGGAAGGTGGATCTCACTGTGCACCTCTTCTGCACGGCCTTTGATCATCTCTTCCATGAGTGAGCGCACCACGCCCGCAGCCTCTGGTATTAGAGCTTCCTCTAAAGGCCAGCCCAAGGCCTCTTGGAAAGATTTTGTCATGACCCTTTGAGCCGACCTGTTGGCCATTACTATCTTGTTTTGTTCATCCAGGGATATCACGCCGGAGCCTATGTTTCCCAGAATGATCTCCATGTATCTGCGCCTTTGCTCTGCTTCCCAGCTGGCTCTTTGCAGTTGCCTGCTTGAGGCTTCCAAAGCCTCGTGACTCTCCCTGAGCCTCTGTGCCATCTGGTTGAAGGAGTCCACTAGCAGCCCGACCTCGTCTTTTGAGACTTCCTCCAGACGGAAATCCAGGCGTCCCTGGGCAACTTCCCTGGTCTTGTCGGCTAGAGCCTGGAGGGGGACTGTTATCTGTTTGGACAGATAAAACCCAAACCATGTAGACAAGAAAACAATGACCAGAAGTACCACGCTCAAAAGAACGTAATAATTCAGTTCTATCAAACTCTTTCGGCCAGCCAGCTCCCTATATTGCTCATACGTCTG of bacterium contains these proteins:
- a CDS encoding sigma-54 dependent transcriptional regulator, yielding MKPDQATILVVDDEESIRKSLQGILEDEGYRVLLAQDAQRALSILEEETPDCVLLDIWLPDKDGMAVLEEMRRGWPILPVVMISGHGSIDLAVRATKLGAYDFIEKPLSLEKILLVVRNALRYSSLEQENRWLRQQVSPREEVTGISLPIQRLREQIRIIAPTSSFVLIHGENGTGKEVVARAIYRHSKRSQGPFVEVNCAAIPEELIESELFGHERGAFTGATQMRRGKFDLAHGGTLFLDEIGDMSLSTQAKILRILQEQRFQRVGGSRFIQVDVRVVAATNKDLEEEIRAGRFREDLYHRLNVIPVEVPPLRDRLEDIPLLVDEFVEEFCKGRGYPRRQFSHGVMEAFQKYSWPGNVRELKNVVERLLILARSQVVEIADLTPPIWAGPQVPKPGTRAPQSLREAREAFEKAFLEEKLREYGGNVSRTAEAVGLERSHLHKKLKELGIRMRGETYG
- a CDS encoding ATP-binding protein gives rise to the protein MDLSTQWSVDLAEQRRRRRERYIMIMVGLLLIGSTALTVYLSGPSTLVSLASNILVFGLLFLNIILILLLLFLVVRNLVKLLFERRRNIFGARLRTKFVVAFVGFSVIPAVVLFAVAVSYIGKSTDLWLNYQIEQSLGMSKEISETLRREKFAQTLGSARSVSRSLTGRGELLSQSHFLKPHLEEKRREFQLDLLAVYSKDQEVLGYVSSANLTSESTRVSPRAKFPKAKIMRGEEWVGTRRSDLGELVEAIVPLYSGYDPKDVNGAVIAGFLIPYHVGEKVEIISQTYEQYRELAGRKSLIELNYYVLLSVVLLVIVFLSTWFGFYLSKQITVPLQALADKTREVAQGRLDFRLEEVSKDEVGLLVDSFNQMAQRLRESHEALEASSRQLQRASWEAEQRRRYMEIILGNIGSGVISLDEQNKIVMANRSAQRVMTKSFQEALGWPLEEALIPEAAGVVRSLMEEMIKGRAEEVHSEIHLPLAEGLVPFRILVSGLKDENQLPLGSVVVFDDLTDVMKVQKVLAWKEVARRMAHEIKNPLTPIKLSAQRIRRRYPELLEREGGILDECTLTIIQQVDHLHEMVNEFQRFARMPELQRTPQDLNQIVVEVAGLYRESHPQVSLDLDLGEDLPQLSLDKEQMQRVLINLFNNALAVLSPQGGRIQVRTAFNRGLRVIRMEVADNGPGIPASHKARLFEPYFSTKEGGMGLGLTIVRSVVAEHGGYIRVVDNKPKGTRFVIELPL